GTAAGTTCCACGCTATTATCGCCCCATCCATAAATTTAAATCATGGTTATGATTATTATAATAAATTAGACGTTATGAGTTATCAACGATAAACTGACTTCATATAAGAAAAGGAGATGATTAACATGAAAGCAGCAATGGGCGTCGAAACGATAGAAATAGAAACTAATTTTAGAGGAAGACCTGAATTGTATCACCCTACACTCATCTGGGATAAGGATGGAGCGGTCTTAATAGACGCAGGGATCCCAGGCCAACTGCCGGTTTTGAAAGAAGCTATGACAAGATTAGGCATCCCCTTTGAAAAGCTCAGTAAAATTATCATTACCCATCAAGATTTGGACCATATTGGAGGTTTACCGGAGATTTTGAATGCATTCACGCATAAGGTCGAGGTTCTGGCTGCCGCAGAAGAGAAGCCTTTTATCGAGGGAAGTCAAAAACAGCTTAAAATAACACCCGAATTCATAAATGAAATCAGTTCTTCGATCCCTCCTCAATTACCTGAAGACAGACGCAAGGCTATCCTTGATTTTTTTGAAAATCCTCCAAAAGCTAATGTAGATCGAATTATTGGTGACGAAGAAGAGCTTCCTATGTTCGGTGGTTTCACGGTGATTAGTACCCCAGGTCATACGCCGGGACATATCAGTCTTTACCATAATCAAAGTAAGACTCTCATTGCAGGAGATGCATTAATGATTGAAAATGGACGTTTGGTGGAGTCATACAACTGTACAGATGATGCTTTGGCTAGAGAGTCATTGAAAAAGTTCTTAGCTTACGATATTGACAACTTGATTTGTTATCATGGCGGTATTCTTAAGGATAATGTTAATCAAAGGGTCTTGGATTTAATAAATAGCTAGTCCTTTCTCTCCTTTCGCAAATCTGATAATAGACCTGAAGCAGATGACTGCAGGTCTATTATTGCGCTGTGGGCACTTTTCTCTAATCTCCTTAACGTTCTTCAATCAAAGATACGGCCGTCTTGATATAAGTGTAAAGGTTACTGTCCATACCATGGGCAGCCGCGTCTTCCGGATTCTCGCCGTAATAACGCTCTGCCGCCTGAACAAAGGCTGCATCCGCTGGGGCGTAAGCATCCATTTGCGCCTTCCAGCGTCTTGCCAACTCGGCAACATCCGGATCATCCGGCGGCTTTCCCCCAGTTAGACAGCTGCGAAATTCGGCTATCAGAATCTGTCCTTCCGCATTGATCTCCTCCAGCTTCTTAAGCCCGGTCCGTTTGCTCCGCCTTTCCAGCTCATCAGCAAGTCCCTTCGAAAAATGGGGGCTTTGCATCATTCTTATCATTTGCATCACGAGCATAAACTGTTCGCCGGATATCGGCTGACCCGAGTGCAGCCAATCAAGTATGTTCTGTGTACGATCTTTCAGTTCCACCAGTATGCCGATTTGCTCGTTCAAGCGCGAAAGCTGCAGCTTCAATATCTCCTCCGGACAGAAAGAAGGGCTATGAATCATCGCTTTGATTTCCTCTAGAGCAAAGCCCAATTGCTTCAGCGACAATATGTGATGGAGCTTCACTACGTCGGCATCCGTATACAAACGATGCCCGGATTCGGTCATCCGGGATGGGGATAACAATCCAATCCGGTCATAGTGATGGAGCGTTCGAACTGTTGTACCCGTACGTTTGGCGAGCTCCCCCACCTTCCAACAACCGCTCATGATGTTTTCTCCTCCGAAGGCGTTATTAAGTGTTGAACCTGACGTTACGTCAGGAGTTATACTGAATTCCATCCCGGGAAACACACAAATTTATAAAGAAAGCAGGAAAGGAAGATCATGTACGAAGAAAATTATTTGGTCAAAGCCCTGGCTTATCGTAGTCAGGCCCGGCTTTTATTTGCTGAAAATACGGAACTCGTCAGGACGGCATGCAATCTGCGTCCTCGTCCAATGTACCCGGTGCTGAGAGTCGCATTGAGCAGGACCGTCTCTGCTGCGAGCCTGCTAACCGGAATTTTGAAGGACAATCAACGAGTCAGTTTGAAAATAAAAACAAGCCACCCGGATTACAAAATCTTCGCGGATGCCGATTCTTGGGGCAATGTGCGCGGGTATATCAGCGATGAATTATTGAACGCGCCTCAGGAGTATCTGCGACATATCTCGCTCGAGAAAATGATAGGCCCTAGAGGAAGCTTGCAAATTACGAAGGATATCGGTATGGGCGGCACGTTTACCGGTATCACCGATATGCCATATGGAAATATCGTCGACGACCTGTCGTATTATTTTCAGCAAAGCGAGCAAACGCCCACCTTCTTTTCTTTATCTATCGAAATGGATCATTCGGGAAGTATCGTTCGAAGCCGCGGCGTCATGGCTCAACTGCTTCCGGGGGGACCCATCGAGCTCATTGACCGTATCAAACACGATTTGCTATTCTCGAATTTCGAAGACATGCAAGCCGTGGGCAAGGAGCCCGTTCGATTGTTCTGCGGCTGCTCCAAGGACATGCTTACTCCAATGCTGCGTGCCTTGGACAAGAGAGAGCTAACGGATGCGTACGCAGAAGGCCGGTCGATCGAAATCGTCTGCCATGTCTGCGGGAAGAGCTATCAGTTTCAACCGGATGAAATTGCAGGCATATCCGGAATACAGTGATAGTAGCGGGCGGAGACCGGAGAGCTATATTAGCGATCCGGTCTCTGATCGGTTCCCGCTGTTAATATCCCATATATTTTAACACAAGCTAGGTTTGTGAAAATAAGGTGTTTAACAATTTAAGGAACTTAACTGCTTTTAATTGCAGAATATATCAAGTGATTGTTGAAAAATTGCTGACTGTATATGTCAGTAATAATTGTGTACACTTTGATCAGGAGACGATTCAAGTGGTTAAGAAATCGATGAGACCGGCAACTCGCCAATAAAACAACAAAGGATGGTGGATATGAACAAATTCGCAATGTATGGAAAATTAACAGCTCACCCAGGCCAGAGAGATGCTCTTGTAAAAATGATGCTGGAGGCGGCCGATCAGTTGGATTCTATGGAAGGCTGCGAATTGTATATCATCAATGTATCGGAAGACGATCCGGATGTCATATGGGTGACGGAGCTATGGTCAGATGCAGAAGCGCATGCCGAATCCCTTAAAAATGAGAATGTATTGCAATTGATTCAGCGCTGCAGACCGTTAATTGCAGGCGTGGAGCCGATAAAGGTGCGTCCGGTCGGGGGCAAAGGGATCTGAAGTTAAATAAGGGCAATAGAAGGGGCTGCTCTCACTTTGGAGAAGCTCCTTTTTTTACACAACTTTCTTAGTGTCCGTGAATTTTATCCATTCCGTTACAACTTCGGTAAGCTTTGCTCTCTTAGACTCTACGTCAAGCCTATCCGTTAATTTTATAATCGCTCTGTCGGCGGTTACCCAACCCAGCAAACCTGAAGTGTCTTCAAACAAAGGTTTATTCATTGCATGATCTTTAACCTTGGCTCCACAATGAAAAACAAGACGAAAAAATCCTTTTCCTTGTAAATTGAAGGTTATACGATCTTCATTATTGAAACAGAAGCTCGGCGCATTCCACTTAATATGTTCAGTAATGGAATCATTCGCGCTTAAAATGATTTTTCGAACTTCCTCGATTTCTTCCTTCAAGGGATGCTCCAGATCATTTAGAAATTCCAATACTTGTTGACGACCGGACTTCGTTGATTTCTTGCCGGAAGTTTCCGGCGTCTTCTCATTTGCAGCCATGATGAATATTCTTCCCCTTAAATACAGTTATATTAAGTACACACCTCTTTATAAATGAAATTTCTCCTGGTTTGCTCTTATTTACATCATACTGCAGCATATCTTCCGATAGTTCGAGAAGCTGCGGGCCTATTGATTGTTGTGCTAAAAGAATAAAATCACGGACAAGCCTTCAAACCAAAAACGGCCGCCGCCGGTTAACCCTGCGACAGCCGCTTCCTTCCGTTCACTGACAGTGAATATTCACGGAGTTATATAAAAGGTCTCCGGTCCAGTACAAGCTGCAGCGGCTTCCCGGTCCGGACGAGCTCCGGCAGCGTCTGCTGGATAACCGCCAATCCGCTTATCGCGCCGCACAGTGTATGCAGATCTTCAAACGGCTCCGCCGATTCTTCGCCCAGCCTCGAGATATAACGGATAAACGGTGCGGCCGTTTCCCGGATAACCTCAAGCCCTTCCTCATACCGGTGGGCCGTCTGCTTCATACAGCTGCTTAGCGTATACACCCAATCGATTTCCATGAATGAGAGCGCTTCGCCGCTGTGATTCCAGCCGCCATCACGGTACAATCCTATGCAGGTATCGAGTATCGTCTCGGGATAACGGATCGGTTTATTCCGGTAAGCCAGGTTGAACAGATAGTGAAAGCTGCCTGCAATATGATGAAACAGCGGAGCGCCCTTCAGCTGCGATGAGGCGGTCGGCACGCAGCCTTTTCTCCATAAACCCGTCAGCGGATCCGCTTCGTCCCATAACCAGTCATAATACCACTCTTCCCATTCCCGGGACACTAAGCCGGATAATACCATACAGGCGTAAATGCCTGAACCCTTCTGCGAGTCTCCCCACGGCTCATTCACCCAGTCCAGCTGGTCCAGCAGAGCGATCAAATTCTCTTTCTCGCGAAAGGCTTCTATTTTCCTAAGCGCGTAAACCGGTTTGGCGTCAAGAAGCTCCAATGCCGATATCGCAAATGCCGCACTATGCAGCTCGTGGTGATGAAGCCCATAGAACATTCCCGTTTCCGGGTCCTGAAATCCCTGAAGCGCCGCCTTCAGTGTCTCCTTCTCACCGGAATCAACCGGCAGATCGCCCAGTGTGTACAAAATATTCACCGCGTCGGCAGTTCCGTATACATCCGGCGGTTCTGCCGCCTTGTTCGCATTGTGCAGAAAACGGGAGTACACGCCGCCGGACTGGCTGCTTTGGTGGGCAGCGAGAGTGCCTCTTACACATTCGATGAAAGGACCGATATCCGTCATTCCTAGGATCCTCCTTCTTCTCCGCTCTACTTCAGGATGGCATCGATCCGGCGCAGTTCTTCGTCGGTGAACTCCAGCATATTCAGAGCACCCACCGCATCGTCGATCTGACTTACTTTGCTCGCCCCGATCAATGCGGAAGTGACTCTGCCGCGACGCAGCACCCATGCCAAAGCCATCTGGGACAGCTTCTGCCCCCGCTGCAGTGCAAGCTCGTTCAGCTGCCGCACCTTGGACAGCTTCTCCTCGTTAATTTCCTCGGGACGGAGGAATACACTTGGGCCGGCAGCGCGCGAATCCGGCGTAATGCCATTTAAATAGCGGTCCGTCAAAATTCCTTTATTCAAAGGCGAGAAGACAATCGAGCCGATCCCTTCCTCATCCAGAACATCCTGCAGTCCGTCCTCGATCCAACGCGACATCATCGAATAGTTCGGCTGATGGATCAGGCATGGCGTTCCGAGCTGCTTCAGGATGCGGGACGCCTCGCGGGTTTCTTCCGGACGGTAATTGGAAATGCCGACATATAGCGCCTTCCCTTGACGTACGATGAGATCAAGTGCGGCCATCGTTTCCTCCAGCGGCGTGTTCGGATCCGGGCGGTGATGATAATAAATATCCACATAATCAAGCTGAAGCCGTTTCAGGCTTTGATCCAGACTGGCGATCAAGTTCTTCCTCGAGCCCCATTCCCCGTAAGGTCCCGGCCACATGTAATAACCGGCTTTGGTGGAGATGATCATTTCATCGCGATAGGGTGTGAAGTCATCCTTCATGATTTTCGCGAAGGTTTCTTCCGCCGAACCGGCGGGCGGACCGTAATTGTTAGCCAGGTCAAAATGGGTAATGCCAAGGTCGAACGCTCTCCTCAGCATCGCTCTGCCATTCTCAAGAACGTCGCCGCCTCCAAAATTATGCCACAGGCCGAGGGAAATCGCAGGCAGCTTCAACCCGCTCTTGCCACAGCGATTATATATCATATTGTCATATCTTTCTGAGCTTGCAGTATAAGGCATTTCTAATTCCTCCTCTTGATTTATATATTCATTGTAACGGAGGGATTAAGACAAGCCCATATCAATAAGGATGATATTTATGGAATAATGTCGTTATTATCGGAGTTCTGCCGAGAAATGTTTAGGGGATATACCTTTAACCTTCTTAAACATCCGCGAGAAGAGCAAAGCGTCCTGATAACCGACGGACCGCGCCACTTCCCCCACGGTATAGCAGCCCTTCGCAAGAAGCTCGGAAGCCTTCTCCATCCGGTAATTCAGGAGATACTGCTGGGGCGGGACGGATAAAGCTTCTTTGAATATCGCCGATAAATACTTGCGGTCGAGTCCGAGGGAAGCGGCCAACTGCCGTACCGAAATATTTTCGCTGTAATGGGCGTGGAAATATTCCATGCATTGGTGTACATACATGTCCGGCTTCTTGGGGCTTAATCGCCCGTTCTCAGATGCCGGAACCGCTTCCACTAAAGCGCATAGAAAATCATACATAATCGCTTTGAAACGGAAATCCCGATTGCCTTTGCGATCCAGCGCTTCCGTTAATTGATCGTACGTGCCCGGCATTGCCTTCAAATCCATCGGGAAGACCGGATTCTCGGGTGAGAGCCTCGTCCGGGACAGCGCCGCCGCAACCTCGGTACCGTAGAAAGCGATCCAGGAATAAGTCCACGGGTGTTCCCCGTCCGCTTCATAGTAAGTGACGACATGAGGGTAGATGAGAAAGGCTTGTCCGGGAGACAACGAATATGTCCGCTCCCCGATACGCAGAATACCTCTGCCTTTGTGGATAAAATGCACCTTATACAAATCGCGTACGCCCGGCCCTACAGCATGGCCTGGAACGCAATCCTCCTTACCCCAGTACTGCAGATACAAGTCCGGGTCATCCCGTAACGGCCTTTCCGTGTTATATTTGAAAATAGCCACGTCGTTTCCCCTCCCCATCTACTCTACTGCGATGCATCTCCGAGGCTCATGTCCAGCCCCAGAAGAAGCCATCCCTCTCCCATGCCGCTTTCCCGCCGTGAAGCTTTTTGAATGCTTTCTTAACTTCTTTGGAGATTGATTCATTGCCATTATCATTTACATAGACGAATGCTTCTCCGTAATTACTCTTGATGTACCGAACAGCATCGCTTTGATATAAAATGCCCGTCGATTTCAATTCATTCAACATCCACTCGGCTACTTCCTGTGCTGAAATATCGATTTATAATCACTCCTGTTATTGAACTGGGCGGAATGCCCCCGCTCTGTATCATTTAAATGTTAACATACGCCATTGCAAACACAAGCCCTGACCTCATGGGCCAGGGCTGTCTTCTTGATTATTGAGTAACTTTGATCACTTAGAGCGGTCTCTTACGCAAACCTTGTCCACGACTTCAACGTTTGCCGCACGTCCGCTCCGTCCACAATCATCTTATGTATATCTTCGTTGATTAACTGGCGGGAGGTGTTCCACTTCTCGCTGATGTAGAAGCCGCTCGCCTGCACGGAATCAAGCTCCTTCAAATAGCGCTTCCACAGGCGGTGCCCGCTCATGCCGCTTTGTTCCGCCAGCGTGCGGGTAATCGGCAGCGTTCTGGGCTGCCTGAAGCTCTCCGGCTGATCCAGTATGAAGTGCCTCAGAAACGCCCACGCAAGCTCGGGATGCTTCGCCTTCGTCGTAACGCCGCTGGCCCCCATATAGATCATGTTGGCCTCTTCACCGCCCGGCATGCCTGGCAGCCCGACGACGCCATACTGGTCGCCGAGTCCATTCGCTTCCAATCCGCCGGTAAACCACGTAAAACCAAACACCAGCGCAAAGCCCTGATGCAGATCGCCGGCTTCCGAGGGCTCTCCCGGCTTCCGTGTCACTTGATGCTCACGGTACATCTCGATCACCTTTCGAAACGCCTCAACAGTTTCGCCGCTGTCGATGTACCCCCGCGCCGTCGAACCGTCCGGTGATAAATAACGCCCGCCGTTCCGCATAATGAATGGCTCGTAATTCTCGATATCCGGCCCGGTGGCAAAGCCAAACTGCGTTGCGACACCGGCTTCGTTACGAAGCGTCAGCTTGCGTGCCATGGCCATCATGTCATCCCATGTCCAATCTTCCGTCGGATAGGGAATGCCTGCCTCATCCAGCATCTGCTTCTTGTACAGAATTAGAGGCACCGACACGTCGACCGGCAGCCCCGGAAGCGTACCGTCCTTGGTCGCCACACGCATAACGCCAGGGTTCAAATCGGCTTCCAATCCCGGGGTCTCCTTTACAAGCGGCAATAAATCGATGAACACGCCTTTCTGATTAAACAACCACCAGCCGCCCGAATCCATAATGTCCGGCGGTTCCGTTTGGAATACCCGCATCGATTCAAAATTATCGGCCGCCTGCTCAACGACGATTTCCACGTCCGGATGCGCCGCTTCGAAGGTCTCTTTCGCCTTCATGAGATGACCCGTATGCTCGAATTGAGTCAAATACCGCAATTGTGTTTTACTCATTTATTTCTCCTCCTGGTCCCATAAGTTTAACGCATTTTCCAAATAGCCGACTCCGGCTGTTTCGAACTCTTTGGCCTTCTCCAGAAGCAGCGCACACTCGGCGAGAGTCTCCGGAGGAAGTGCTGTGGAACTCCTGATGAAGGGCACTTTTTGGCTTAGCGTTTGCAGCGCTTCCGCCGCCTGCAAATACGCTTCCGCAGCAAGCAGCACCAGACGCATCGGTTCTCCTTTCAGCGGTACCGTCCTCAAGTATTCCGCCGCATACCGCCTCGCTTCGGCATATACGGCAGCCAAATGCCCCATTCCGTACCTGTTCGGGAGAACAGAGGGGTTGTTCATGAATCCGATCCAGCGGTCATATGCGGCGAGTCCCGAGGTATAAGACAAATAGACGGTCATGGGCTTATAATCGCAGCCCGTACGGGCATACTTCACGGCGAAGCGCAGCTGCCGAAGCGCCGTCTCCACCTCTCGCGGCTTCTTGTACGCAAGCCCGTTGTCTTTCCCGCCGTCGATTCCCGCCATAAAGCGCAGCGGGTTCTCCACAAGGTCATCATAGGACAGCGTCTTCCCCTCCGGGCGCATGAGGTCAGTTACATAGACCTCTCTCTTCACATCGTCATAGCCGTAGATGAGCGCCCATTCGTGGACATGCGGCTGCGTCGCGAGCGTATCGAAATACAGCACGGGCTTTCCCAGCTCCACATACCTGCGGATGAATGGGAGCACCGCTTCCTCGATCGGCAGTACGACGGGAAAACGCTCCGCCGCGGCTAGCAGCGGGACCGGCGCTTCGGAGAGCTGGCCGCAGATCATGGTAACCTCATAACCGAGCTCCTCCATGAACGTACGAAGGGTTTCCCGCCAGTCAAAGATGAAGATGCCATCTGCGAATGTCGTCCGGTTGGAGATCTTCAAACGAAAGGCAAATCCCGACAGTCCCATTAATTCACTCATCGGTCTTTCATCGCCGATCGCTGCAAGCATGTGGCCGATTCGATCGACGAAGGTGGTCAAAGCTGCCTTCGCCGGCGGCCACTCGGGCATGGTAACCATTCTCGCCTGATTCATTCCCGCTCCTCCTTTCTCGCTTGGAAGACCAAGCAGGACGCGGACGTGAGCTTTGCGAAGCTTGCGCCGGGACCGGTGGAGGTAGGTATAGACGGACCCTGTGGTCGTGTGGTACAGGGCGGCAATCTCATCCGGTGTCAGCTGCCGAAAGAAATGCGCCTCGAATATCCCCCGCTCCTTGCGGTTCAGGCAGTGCAGCAGAGCATGGATCGTCTCGTACAGCTCCTTCCGTATCAGCAGCTCCGCCGGGTCGGTCTCATGAGCCGCCGACATTGCGGCCGCCTTGGTCAGATGGGTCAAAATGCTGTCCAGGTTCTCCCAATCCACATTACCGGAACCTTCAAAGTCCCGCTCCCCCCATCCGCCAATCGGACGCTCCCGCCGGAACGGACCTCCGCGGCGCAGCTTCATATTTGCCTGATTCTGCACAATCCGGTGCAGCCAAGGCAGGAACCGGCTTGTATTCGCCAGCGAACCGACATGGAGAAACGCCTTGACGAGAGCTTCCTGGACAACGTCGTCGGCCAGATGGGGGTCGCGCGTCAAATTTTCCGCCCAGCGCCGGGCGCGGGCTCTGTGCGAATGAATCAGCTCTCCGAACGCTTCGGTGTCTCCAAGCTTCGCCCGTTCCGCGAGCTCGCGGTCCCGCAGGCTCCGTTCCTCCTGACCCGGCATCGCAACGACATTCGCTTGCCCTGATCCTTCCACACCTACTCACCCATCCTTCCACAGCGCCTGAGTTCTGCTCTTTTCGGCCTTCCAATAGACTGGATGCCATCCGCAGCTATTCTTTGAACAACTTTTTACAGGAAAGTTTGAATATCTGGCATTTAATATCATTTTAAATCGTGTGTTGTTATTCTGAATGGCCGTAACAAGGCGCAAGCTGCAAGCAGGGCAATACTCTTAAACGTCTAACATGGGTTATGCCAGGCTTGCAATAGAAAAAGGAGAGCACGGCCAATGCTCTCCCCGCACAACACTTGGCTAGGGAGCTCCTCCGAGTTAACCCGGCAAATACTCCTCGCCCTGGCTCGAACGCACATCCCGTTCCTCTCATCAGTGAGGGTCGGGATGTTCTTGTCGCTCCGTGCGTCAGTGTTCCGTTATCGCCGCCAGAATGGCGTTGTTGATAAGGTCGGCGTACATATTTTTAAAAGGTCTGTCGTGGTTGAGCTCGATTCATATAGACATGTACGGTCTCATAGACCGGATCAAC
This is a stretch of genomic DNA from Paenibacillus sp. sptzw28. It encodes these proteins:
- a CDS encoding putative quinol monooxygenase, whose translation is MNKFAMYGKLTAHPGQRDALVKMMLEAADQLDSMEGCELYIINVSEDDPDVIWVTELWSDAEAHAESLKNENVLQLIQRCRPLIAGVEPIKVRPVGGKGI
- a CDS encoding Hsp33 family molecular chaperone HslO translates to MYEENYLVKALAYRSQARLLFAENTELVRTACNLRPRPMYPVLRVALSRTVSAASLLTGILKDNQRVSLKIKTSHPDYKIFADADSWGNVRGYISDELLNAPQEYLRHISLEKMIGPRGSLQITKDIGMGGTFTGITDMPYGNIVDDLSYYFQQSEQTPTFFSLSIEMDHSGSIVRSRGVMAQLLPGGPIELIDRIKHDLLFSNFEDMQAVGKEPVRLFCGCSKDMLTPMLRALDKRELTDAYAEGRSIEIVCHVCGKSYQFQPDEIAGISGIQ
- a CDS encoding MBL fold metallo-hydrolase, whose amino-acid sequence is MKAAMGVETIEIETNFRGRPELYHPTLIWDKDGAVLIDAGIPGQLPVLKEAMTRLGIPFEKLSKIIITHQDLDHIGGLPEILNAFTHKVEVLAAAEEKPFIEGSQKQLKITPEFINEISSSIPPQLPEDRRKAILDFFENPPKANVDRIIGDEEELPMFGGFTVISTPGHTPGHISLYHNQSKTLIAGDALMIENGRLVESYNCTDDALARESLKKFLAYDIDNLICYHGGILKDNVNQRVLDLINS
- a CDS encoding AraC family transcriptional regulator — translated: MAIFKYNTERPLRDDPDLYLQYWGKEDCVPGHAVGPGVRDLYKVHFIHKGRGILRIGERTYSLSPGQAFLIYPHVVTYYEADGEHPWTYSWIAFYGTEVAAALSRTRLSPENPVFPMDLKAMPGTYDQLTEALDRKGNRDFRFKAIMYDFLCALVEAVPASENGRLSPKKPDMYVHQCMEYFHAHYSENISVRQLAASLGLDRKYLSAIFKEALSVPPQQYLLNYRMEKASELLAKGCYTVGEVARSVGYQDALLFSRMFKKVKGISPKHFSAELR
- a CDS encoding aldo/keto reductase, with amino-acid sequence MPYTASSERYDNMIYNRCGKSGLKLPAISLGLWHNFGGGDVLENGRAMLRRAFDLGITHFDLANNYGPPAGSAEETFAKIMKDDFTPYRDEMIISTKAGYYMWPGPYGEWGSRKNLIASLDQSLKRLQLDYVDIYYHHRPDPNTPLEETMAALDLIVRQGKALYVGISNYRPEETREASRILKQLGTPCLIHQPNYSMMSRWIEDGLQDVLDEEGIGSIVFSPLNKGILTDRYLNGITPDSRAAGPSVFLRPEEINEEKLSKVRQLNELALQRGQKLSQMALAWVLRRGRVTSALIGASKVSQIDDAVGALNMLEFTDEELRRIDAILK
- a CDS encoding DUF6953 family protein gives rise to the protein MDISAQEVAEWMLNELKSTGILYQSDAVRYIKSNYGEAFVYVNDNGNESISKEVKKAFKKLHGGKAAWERDGFFWGWT
- a CDS encoding RNA polymerase sigma factor gives rise to the protein MEGSGQANVVAMPGQEERSLRDRELAERAKLGDTEAFGELIHSHRARARRWAENLTRDPHLADDVVQEALVKAFLHVGSLANTSRFLPWLHRIVQNQANMKLRRGGPFRRERPIGGWGERDFEGSGNVDWENLDSILTHLTKAAAMSAAHETDPAELLIRKELYETIHALLHCLNRKERGIFEAHFFRQLTPDEIAALYHTTTGSVYTYLHRSRRKLRKAHVRVLLGLPSEKGGAGMNQARMVTMPEWPPAKAALTTFVDRIGHMLAAIGDERPMSELMGLSGFAFRLKISNRTTFADGIFIFDWRETLRTFMEELGYEVTMICGQLSEAPVPLLAAAERFPVVLPIEEAVLPFIRRYVELGKPVLYFDTLATQPHVHEWALIYGYDDVKREVYVTDLMRPEGKTLSYDDLVENPLRFMAGIDGGKDNGLAYKKPREVETALRQLRFAVKYARTGCDYKPMTVYLSYTSGLAAYDRWIGFMNNPSVLPNRYGMGHLAAVYAEARRYAAEYLRTVPLKGEPMRLVLLAAEAYLQAAEALQTLSQKVPFIRSSTALPPETLAECALLLEKAKEFETAGVGYLENALNLWDQEEK
- a CDS encoding MerR family transcriptional regulator, whose amino-acid sequence is MSGCWKVGELAKRTGTTVRTLHHYDRIGLLSPSRMTESGHRLYTDADVVKLHHILSLKQLGFALEEIKAMIHSPSFCPEEILKLQLSRLNEQIGILVELKDRTQNILDWLHSGQPISGEQFMLVMQMIRMMQSPHFSKGLADELERRSKRTGLKKLEEINAEGQILIAEFRSCLTGGKPPDDPDVAELARRWKAQMDAYAPADAAFVQAAERYYGENPEDAAAHGMDSNLYTYIKTAVSLIEER
- a CDS encoding extracellular solute-binding protein, which produces MSKTQLRYLTQFEHTGHLMKAKETFEAAHPDVEIVVEQAADNFESMRVFQTEPPDIMDSGGWWLFNQKGVFIDLLPLVKETPGLEADLNPGVMRVATKDGTLPGLPVDVSVPLILYKKQMLDEAGIPYPTEDWTWDDMMAMARKLTLRNEAGVATQFGFATGPDIENYEPFIMRNGGRYLSPDGSTARGYIDSGETVEAFRKVIEMYREHQVTRKPGEPSEAGDLHQGFALVFGFTWFTGGLEANGLGDQYGVVGLPGMPGGEEANMIYMGASGVTTKAKHPELAWAFLRHFILDQPESFRQPRTLPITRTLAEQSGMSGHRLWKRYLKELDSVQASGFYISEKWNTSRQLINEDIHKMIVDGADVRQTLKSWTRFA
- a CDS encoding DUF1801 domain-containing protein encodes the protein MAANEKTPETSGKKSTKSGRQQVLEFLNDLEHPLKEEIEEVRKIILSANDSITEHIKWNAPSFCFNNEDRITFNLQGKGFFRLVFHCGAKVKDHAMNKPLFEDTSGLLGWVTADRAIIKLTDRLDVESKRAKLTEVVTEWIKFTDTKKVV